In the genome of Kwoniella shandongensis chromosome 6, complete sequence, one region contains:
- a CDS encoding DNA repair protein: MSTPPNTAPSAPAGGLTASQARLAALNRLKAKNKLTAAPPPSTSNNNAGSSRNGASSSSAAPYVHKASAVPSSARNMVQQQAEKESQAPLRRDPGLGKYFEYDLSKLHNSRGGFLTEDDLEGDRIKSVVELAREKEREKKLMREGEEPAIVPNQSPKCRECGTLEINHQFLKVFDVRVCKSCEKKFPEKYSLLTKTECKEDYLLTDPELKDEDLLPHLLRPNPHASTYSNMMLFLREQVEKVAWDKWEGEEGLDAEWKRREEFKKRKREEKFEQGLRDLRKRTRNNLYQRRQEAEHVHQFEDVEEILDEEGDRSVLQRCFGCGAEQQIEVL; the protein is encoded by the exons ATGTCGACCCCTCCAAACACTGCTCCTTCTGCACCTGCAGGAGGACTCACCGCCTCTCAAGCCCGGCTTGCTGCGCTCAATAGACTGAAAGCCAAAAACAAGCTAACAGCTGCTCCTCCCCCATCTACTTCGAATAACAATGCGGGCAGTTCTCGAAACGgcgcttcatcatcatcagcagcgCCATACGTGCACAAGGCATCGGCGGTACCGTCAAGTGCGAGGAATATGGTACAGCAACaagctgagaaggagagtcaGGCACCATTGAGACGTGATCCAGGATTG GGCAAATATTTCGAATACGATCTCAGTAAACTACACAATTCTCGAGGAGGTTTCTTGACGGAAGATGACCTTGAAGGTGATCGGATAAAGAGCGTAGTAGAACTAGCTagagagaaggaacgagAGAAAAAGTTGATGAGGGAGGGCGAAGaaccag CAATTGTACCTAATCAGTCGCCAAAATGTAGAGAATGCGGAACGCTGGAGATCAACCATCAATTCTTGAAG GTGTTTGACGTGCGAGTGTGCAAGAGCTGCGAGAAGAAGTTTCCCGAGAAATACTCCttgttgacgaagacggaatgcaaggag GACTACCTTTTGACTGATCCGGAACTGAAAGACGAGGATCTGTTACCCCATTTGTTACGGCCAAATCCACACGCTTCGACATATAGCAATATGATGTTGTTCCTACGAGAACAAGTGGAAAAGGTGGCATGGGACAAATGggagggtgaggaaggattggATGCAGAGTGGaaacgaagagaagagttcaagaagcgaaagagagaggagaaattTGAGCAGGGActgagaga CCTAAGGAAGCGAACTCGAAATAATCTGTATCAAAGAAGACAAGAAGCGGAACATGTGCATCAATtcgaagatgtggaagaaatcttggatgaggaaggggataggAGTGTATTGCAGAGATGTTTTGGTTGTGGTGCGGAACAACAGATCGAGGTGTTGTAG